One part of the Sporosarcina ureae genome encodes these proteins:
- the sda gene encoding sporulation histidine kinase inhibitor Sda: MLNLSNAALLEAYERTEKIRVEPAFIELLKEEIKRRGI; the protein is encoded by the coding sequence ATGCTGAATTTATCAAACGCTGCATTACTCGAAGCCTATGAGCGAACAGAGAAAATACGTGTAGAGCCAGCATTTATTGAACTACTTAAAGAAGAAATCAAACGCCGTGGTATATAG